A DNA window from Armatimonadota bacterium contains the following coding sequences:
- a CDS encoding adenylate kinase: protein MDLIFFGPPGAGKGTQARLLQQRRGIVQIATGDILREAVGAATALGVEARRYMDRGELVPDAVMVGIVEARLRRTDAAAGFVLDGFPRTLAQAEALEELLARLQRRIHRAVYFQVGAETLVRRLGGRRVCRAAGHIYHVEFTPPRQPGICDLDGSPLDQREDDRPETIRRRMEVYQAQTAPVLEFYRARGVYAALDAEGTVEEVYTRLEAALGL, encoded by the coding sequence ATGGATCTGATCTTCTTCGGGCCCCCGGGAGCAGGCAAGGGGACGCAGGCGCGGCTGCTGCAGCAGCGGCGGGGGATAGTGCAGATTGCCACCGGCGACATCCTGCGTGAGGCCGTGGGGGCGGCCACTGCGCTGGGGGTTGAGGCGAGACGGTACATGGACCGCGGCGAGCTGGTGCCGGATGCGGTGATGGTGGGTATCGTGGAGGCGCGGCTGCGCCGCACCGATGCCGCCGCGGGGTTCGTGCTGGACGGCTTCCCCCGCACGCTGGCGCAGGCGGAGGCGCTGGAGGAGCTGCTGGCTCGACTGCAGCGGAGGATCCACCGGGCAGTGTACTTCCAGGTAGGCGCAGAGACGCTGGTGCGCCGGCTGGGTGGGCGGCGGGTGTGTCGGGCGGCGGGCCACATCTACCACGTGGAGTTCACCCCGCCGCGGCAGCCGGGCATCTGCGACCTGGATGGCAGCCCGTTGGACCAGCGGGAAGACGACCGGCCGGAGACCATCCGGCGGCGCATGGAGGTCTACCAGGCGCAGACCGCGCCTGTGCTGGAGTTCTACCGCGCCCGGGGTGTCTACGCCGCACTGGACGCTGAAGGAACGGTGGAGGAGGTCTACACCCGCCTGGAGGCGGCGCTGGGCCTGTGA
- the secY gene encoding preprotein translocase subunit SecY, whose protein sequence is MQVRSLSNPLRIPDLRRRLLFTAFMLVLYRLGAHLPVPGVDVRALQQLFQQQGSLLSFFDLFVGGALSNFAIFALGVFPYITASIIFSLLQVVFPRLKEMATEEGEAGRRKIGQYTRYLTVVLAILQGIGQMYLIRSQNAIPDPRPLVLGTIVTTLVAGTMLLTWMGEIMTEYGVGNGVSLIIFGGIVARLPDQVGRTLVLLRAGELGPLAFFLDVAIVLVSIVVVVGVTQATRKIPVQYAKRVVGRRVYGGQSTHLPMKLIQAGVIPIIFAISVLQFPQTIAQFGRWEWLQRLAAVVLPGGSYLGDALYFALIIIFTYFYTAVSFDPHDVANNIKKYGGFIPGIRPGRPTSDYLTRVTERLTFVGALVLGLIAVVPTLFRGPAALGGGAITFYLAGTSLIIVVGVALETMKQIEAYVLMRHYEGFMR, encoded by the coding sequence ATGCAGGTGCGCTCCCTCTCCAACCCCCTGCGCATCCCCGATCTGCGACGGCGGCTGCTGTTCACCGCCTTCATGCTGGTGCTCTACCGCCTGGGGGCGCACCTCCCGGTGCCCGGGGTGGACGTGCGGGCGCTGCAGCAGCTCTTCCAGCAGCAGGGCAGCCTCTTGTCCTTCTTCGACCTTTTCGTCGGCGGGGCGCTGTCCAACTTCGCCATCTTCGCTCTGGGGGTCTTCCCCTACATCACCGCCTCCATCATCTTCAGCCTGCTGCAGGTGGTCTTCCCCCGGCTGAAGGAAATGGCCACGGAGGAGGGGGAGGCTGGAAGGCGCAAGATCGGGCAGTACACCCGCTACCTCACCGTGGTCCTGGCCATCCTCCAGGGCATCGGCCAGATGTACCTGATCCGCAGCCAGAACGCCATCCCCGATCCCCGTCCCCTCGTCCTGGGGACGATCGTCACTACCCTGGTGGCGGGGACCATGCTCCTCACCTGGATGGGAGAGATCATGACCGAGTACGGCGTGGGCAACGGGGTCTCCCTGATCATCTTCGGGGGCATCGTCGCCCGCCTGCCGGATCAGGTCGGCCGCACCCTGGTGCTGCTGCGGGCAGGCGAGCTGGGGCCGCTGGCCTTTTTCCTGGATGTGGCCATCGTTCTGGTGTCCATCGTCGTGGTGGTGGGCGTCACTCAGGCCACGCGCAAGATCCCGGTGCAGTACGCCAAGCGGGTGGTGGGGCGGCGCGTCTACGGCGGGCAGTCCACGCACCTGCCCATGAAGCTCATCCAGGCAGGTGTCATCCCTATCATCTTCGCCATCTCCGTCCTGCAATTTCCCCAGACCATTGCCCAGTTCGGCCGGTGGGAGTGGTTGCAGCGCCTGGCCGCCGTGGTCCTGCCGGGAGGGTCCTATCTGGGCGACGCCCTCTACTTCGCCCTGATCATCATCTTCACCTACTTCTACACCGCGGTCTCCTTTGACCCGCACGACGTGGCTAACAACATCAAGAAGTACGGCGGCTTCATCCCCGGTATCCGGCCGGGCCGGCCGACCAGCGACTACCTCACCCGGGTCACCGAGCGGCTGACCTTCGTGGGGGCGCTGGTGCTGGGCCTGATCGCCGTGGTGCCCACCCTCTTCCGGGGTCCCGCGGCCCTTGGGGGTGGGGCTATCACTTTCTACCTGGCGGGGACCTCCCTGATTATCGTGGTGGGAGTGGCACTGGAGACCATGAAGCAGATCGAGGCCTACGTGCTCATGCGCCACTACGAAGGCTTCATGCGATGA
- a CDS encoding KOW domain-containing RNA-binding protein, with product MTSRAGRDRGDRYVIIATLGHDMVLVADGERRGVHRPKKKNVKHLVVHGVVPQLAAKLARGEMPADEEIRQVVAQAGGERPPAQAARTGS from the coding sequence GTGACGTCGCGCGCCGGGCGCGACCGGGGGGACCGGTACGTGATCATCGCCACCCTGGGGCATGATATGGTCCTGGTGGCCGATGGAGAGAGGCGCGGCGTGCACCGACCCAAGAAAAAGAACGTGAAGCACCTGGTTGTGCACGGCGTGGTGCCGCAGCTGGCGGCCAAGCTGGCCCGCGGGGAGATGCCGGCCGACGAGGAGATCCGGCAGGTGGTGGCCCAGGCGGGCGGGGAGAGGCCGCCCGCCCAGGCTGCGAGAACTGGAAGCTGA
- the rpsM gene encoding 30S ribosomal protein S13, which translates to MARIAGVDLPREKRVEVALTYIYGIGLSRARRILEATNVSPDTRVRNLTEEEITRLREFIDRHFKVEGDLRREAAMDIRRLTEIGSYRGLRHRRGLPVRGQRTRTNARTRKGPRKTVGVRRARTTPTGKA; encoded by the coding sequence ATGGCACGCATCGCAGGGGTAGACCTGCCACGGGAAAAGCGGGTGGAGGTGGCGTTGACCTACATCTACGGGATCGGGCTCAGCCGCGCCAGGCGGATTCTGGAGGCCACCAACGTCAGCCCGGACACACGGGTGCGCAACCTGACGGAGGAGGAGATCACCCGGCTGCGGGAGTTTATCGACCGCCACTTCAAGGTGGAGGGAGACTTGCGCCGTGAGGCGGCCATGGACATCCGCCGCCTGACCGAGATCGGTTCCTACCGCGGGCTGCGTCACCGTCGCGGTCTGCCCGTACGCGGGCAGCGCACGCGCACCAATGCGCGCACGCGCAAAGGCCCCAGGAAGACGGTGGGCGTGCGACGCGCGCGGACCACACCCACGGGCAAGGCCTGA
- the rpsK gene encoding 30S ribosomal protein S11 → MAQRPRSRRRERKNVPTGVAHIQSTFNNTIVTIADPQGNVLAWASAGTSGFKGSRKGTPFAAGLAAEAAARKAMEHGVRQVEVYVKGPGAGREAAIRSLQAAGLEVNLIKDVTPIPHNGCRPPKRRRV, encoded by the coding sequence ATGGCACAGCGACCGCGAAGCCGGCGCAGGGAACGGAAGAATGTGCCCACCGGGGTGGCGCACATCCAGTCCACGTTCAACAACACCATCGTCACCATCGCCGACCCCCAGGGGAACGTGCTGGCCTGGGCCAGCGCCGGAACGTCTGGGTTCAAGGGGTCGCGCAAGGGGACGCCCTTCGCCGCGGGCCTGGCCGCGGAAGCGGCGGCGCGCAAGGCGATGGAGCACGGAGTGCGCCAGGTGGAGGTCTACGTCAAGGGGCCGGGGGCCGGACGGGAGGCGGCCATCCGCTCGCTGCAGGCCGCCGGGCTGGAGGTCAACCTCATCAAGGACGTGACCCCCATCCCGCACAACGGGTGCCGGCCGCCCAAGCGCCGCCGGGTCTAG
- the infA gene encoding translation initiation factor IF-1 yields the protein MAKKDLIEVEGTVVEVLPNAMFRVELQSGHRVLAHISGKMRIHFIRILPGDRVKVELSPYDPSRGRITYRYR from the coding sequence ATGGCCAAGAAAGACCTGATCGAGGTGGAAGGGACGGTGGTGGAGGTCCTGCCCAACGCCATGTTCCGTGTGGAGCTGCAGAGCGGCCACCGGGTGCTGGCGCACATCTCCGGGAAGATGCGGATCCACTTCATCCGTATTCTCCCCGGCGACCGGGTGAAGGTGGAGCTGTCCCCCTATGATCCCAGCCGGGGCCGCATCACCTATCGATATCGATGA
- the rpsD gene encoding 30S ribosomal protein S4, translated as MGQFTTAVCRLCRREGMKLYLKGEKCYTEKCPVHKRPTPPGMHGARPTRRKPSEFGMRLREKQKLRRIYGIYETQFKNYFQQAARAKGVTGTRLLQLLEMRLDNIIYRLGLAASRREARQLVAHGHITVDGRKVTIPAYQVRPGQTVSLSERGRRHARVKEVLGAPPRAVPSWLEVSADRSAGRVLALPARDEIDVPVQEQLIVEYYSR; from the coding sequence ATGGGGCAGTTCACCACAGCAGTGTGTCGCCTGTGCCGCCGGGAGGGGATGAAACTCTACCTCAAGGGCGAGAAGTGCTACACGGAGAAGTGCCCGGTGCACAAGCGCCCTACCCCACCGGGGATGCACGGTGCGCGGCCCACCAGGCGCAAGCCCAGTGAGTTCGGCATGCGGCTGCGGGAGAAGCAGAAGCTGCGCCGCATCTACGGCATCTATGAGACCCAGTTCAAGAACTACTTCCAGCAGGCGGCACGGGCCAAGGGCGTCACCGGCACACGCCTGCTGCAACTTTTGGAGATGCGCCTGGACAACATCATTTACCGGCTGGGGCTGGCGGCCTCCCGCCGGGAGGCGCGGCAACTGGTGGCCCACGGCCACATCACCGTGGACGGGCGCAAGGTTACCATCCCCGCCTATCAGGTGCGGCCCGGGCAGACGGTGAGCCTGAGCGAGCGGGGGCGGAGGCACGCCCGGGTGAAGGAGGTGCTGGGTGCGCCGCCCCGCGCCGTCCCCTCCTGGCTGGAGGTGTCCGCCGACCGCAGCGCCGGCCGGGTGCTGGCGCTGCCAGCGCGGGACGAGATCGACGTCCCCGTGCAGGAGCAGTTGATCGTGGAGTACTACTCGCGGTAA
- the map gene encoding type I methionyl aminopeptidase, translating into MVVVKTAEEIARMRRACRLAARALQLVLQAVAPDVSTGHLDRLAETFIRDHGGVPSFKHYRGYPASICVSVDEEVVHGIPGRRRLRQGSIVSIDLGVYLDGFHGDVARTVPVGDVDEETYRLLRVAEEALAAGIREAREGRTTGDVGWAIQQVAEGAGFSVVRDFAGHGIGRELHEGPEVPNFGTPGAGVPLRRGLTLAIEPMVNAGGSEVVVLEDGWTVRTRDRLRSAHFEHTVAVDVNGAEVLTSLD; encoded by the coding sequence CTGGTGGTGGTGAAGACCGCCGAGGAGATCGCCCGGATGCGGAGGGCGTGCCGGCTGGCCGCGAGGGCGCTGCAGCTCGTGCTGCAGGCGGTGGCTCCCGACGTTTCCACGGGTCACCTGGACCGCCTGGCGGAGACATTCATCCGGGACCACGGAGGGGTGCCTTCCTTCAAGCACTACCGGGGGTACCCGGCCAGCATCTGTGTCTCGGTCGACGAGGAGGTGGTGCACGGGATCCCGGGGAGGCGCCGTCTGCGTCAGGGGAGCATCGTCTCCATCGACCTGGGGGTTTACCTGGACGGCTTCCACGGCGACGTGGCCCGGACCGTCCCCGTGGGCGACGTGGACGAGGAGACGTACCGCCTGCTGCGGGTGGCCGAGGAGGCGCTGGCCGCCGGGATCCGGGAGGCGCGGGAGGGCCGGACCACGGGGGATGTGGGCTGGGCCATCCAGCAGGTGGCGGAAGGTGCGGGGTTCTCCGTGGTCCGCGACTTCGCCGGCCACGGGATCGGGCGTGAGCTGCACGAGGGCCCGGAGGTGCCCAACTTCGGCACGCCAGGAGCCGGGGTCCCCCTGCGCCGCGGCCTGACCCTGGCCATCGAGCCCATGGTGAACGCGGGGGGGAGTGAGGTGGTCGTCCTGGAAGACGGCTGGACCGTACGCACCCGGGACCGCCTTCGCTCAGCGCACTTCGAGCACACCGTGGCCGTGGACGTGAACGGCGCCGAGGTGCTGACCTCGCTGGACTGA
- the rpmJ gene encoding 50S ribosomal protein L36: MKVRASVRRMCEKCKIVKRGRRLLVICENPKHKQKQG; encoded by the coding sequence ATGAAGGTACGGGCGTCCGTTCGCCGGATGTGCGAGAAGTGCAAGATCGTCAAGCGCGGGCGGCGGTTGCTGGTGATCTGCGAGAACCCCAAGCACAAGCAGAAGCAGGGTTAG
- a CDS encoding DNA-directed RNA polymerase subunit alpha: MWETSRPKVEYAELSDTYGKFVVEPLERGFGITLGNSLRRVLLSSIPGAAVTSVKIEGVLHEFSTIPGVVEDVTQIILNLKELTLKLHTDKPKLLRLEVAGKREVTAADIQPDAEVEILNPDLHIATLDKRDARLAMELMVERGRGYVPAERQRKSEHVIGVIPVDSIFSPIHKVNYLVEDARVGQMATFDRLILEVWTDGSIRPEGAVQEAARILIDHFRLFSGMGEEAEAQALEGGPDGELSRLYAMPIEELDLSVRPYNCLKRAGINSIGDLVQRTEEEIVNVKNFGRKSLDEVKEKLAVLGLKLRDKE, encoded by the coding sequence CTGTGGGAGACGTCCAGGCCGAAGGTGGAGTACGCAGAGCTCTCCGACACCTACGGCAAGTTCGTGGTGGAGCCGCTGGAACGGGGGTTCGGCATCACCCTGGGGAACTCGCTGCGCCGCGTCCTCCTCTCCTCCATCCCCGGCGCCGCCGTTACCTCCGTGAAGATCGAAGGGGTGCTGCACGAGTTCAGCACCATCCCCGGGGTGGTGGAGGACGTCACGCAGATTATCCTCAACCTGAAGGAACTCACCCTGAAGTTGCACACCGACAAGCCCAAGCTGCTACGTCTGGAGGTGGCGGGGAAGCGTGAGGTCACCGCCGCGGACATCCAGCCTGACGCCGAAGTGGAGATCCTTAACCCTGACCTGCACATCGCCACGCTGGACAAGCGAGACGCCCGCCTGGCCATGGAGCTCATGGTGGAGCGGGGACGGGGGTATGTGCCGGCGGAGCGGCAGCGCAAGAGCGAGCACGTCATCGGCGTAATCCCGGTGGACTCCATCTTCTCCCCCATCCACAAGGTGAACTACCTGGTGGAAGACGCCCGGGTGGGGCAGATGGCCACCTTTGACCGCCTCATCCTGGAGGTGTGGACCGACGGCTCTATCCGGCCGGAGGGGGCAGTGCAGGAGGCGGCGCGCATCCTCATCGACCACTTCCGCCTCTTCTCCGGCATGGGGGAGGAAGCGGAGGCGCAGGCGCTGGAGGGCGGGCCGGACGGGGAGCTGAGCCGCCTCTACGCCATGCCCATCGAGGAGCTGGACCTCTCCGTGCGCCCCTACAACTGCTTGAAGCGCGCCGGCATCAACAGCATCGGCGACCTGGTGCAGCGCACGGAAGAGGAGATCGTCAACGTGAAGAACTTCGGCCGCAAGTCGCTGGACGAAGTGAAGGAGAAGCTGGCCGTCCTGGGCCTGAAGCTGCGGGACAAGGAGTAA